Below is a window of Schistocerca cancellata isolate TAMUIC-IGC-003103 chromosome 4, iqSchCanc2.1, whole genome shotgun sequence DNA.
cgcaaatatggaaaaaacgcaaatatgggaaaaacggaaatatgggaaaaacgaaaatatgggaaaaacgaaaatatcggacaaaggcaaatatcggaaaaaggcaactataggaaaaacgcaaatatcggaaaaacgcaaatatgggaaaaacgcaattatgggaaaaacgcaaatatgggaaaaacgctaatatcgaaaaaccacaaatatggcaaagattccaatatggcaaaaacgcaaatatgggaaagacacaaatatggaaaaaacgcaaatatgggaaaaacgcaaatatgggaaaaaagcaaatatggaaaaaacgcaaatatggaaacaacgcaaatatggaaaaaacgcaaatatcggaaaaacccaaatatcggaaaaacgcaaatatgggaaaaacgcaaatatgggaaaaacgtaaatatgggaaaaacgcaaatatgggaaatatgcatatacgggaaaaccgcaaatacgggaaaaacgcaaatatgggaaaaacccaaatatggcaaaaacgcaaatatggcaaaaacgtaaatatggcaaaaacgcaaatatggcaaaaactcaaatatgggaaaatctcaaatatggcaaaaacgcaaatatggcaaaaacggaaatatgaaaaaaacggaaatatggcaaaaacggaaatatggctaaaacgaaaatatggcaaaaacgcaaataaggcaaaaacgcaaacatggcaaaaacgcaaatatggcaaaaacgcaaatatggcaaaaacacaaatatggcaaaaacgcaaatatggcaaaaatgcaaatatggcaaaaatggaaataaggctaagacacaaatatggcaaagacacgaatatggcaaagacacaaatatggcaaagacagaaatatggcaaagaggcaaatatggaaagacacaaatatgggaaaaacgcaaatatagtaaaaacgcaaatatgggaaaaacgaaaacatgggaaaaacgcaaatatgggaaaaacgcaaatatggcaaaaacgcaaatacaggaaaaaagcaataatgggaaaaacgcaaatatgggaaaaaccaaatatTGGGAGAacgaaaatatgagaaaaacgcaaatatgggaaaaacgcaaatatgggaataacgcaaatatcggaaaaacgcaaaaatgagaaaaacgCATAAACGGgagaaacgcaaaaatgggagaaacgcaaatatgggaaaaacgcaaaaattggcaaaaacgcaaatatggcaaaaacgcaaatatggcaaaaacgcaaatatggcaaaaacgcaaatatggcaaaaactcaaatatgcgaaaatctcaaatatggcaaaaacgcaaatatggcaaaaacggaaatatgaaaaaaacggaaatatggcaaaaacggaaatatggctaaaacgaaaatatggcaaaaacgaaaatatggcaaaaacgcaaataaggcaaaaacgcaaacatggcaaaaacgcaaatatggcaaaaacgcaaatatggcaaaaacgcaaatatgggaaaaaggcaaatttggcaaaaacgcaaatatggcaaaaatggaaataaggctaagacacaaatatggcaaagacacgaatatggcaaagacacaaatatggcaaagacacaaatatggcaaagacgcaaatatggcaaaaacgcaaaaatgggagaaacgcaaatatggcaaaaacgcaaatatggggaaaacgcaaatatgggaaaaacgcaaatatgggaaaaacgcaaatatgggaaaaacttaaATATGCGAAaatcgctaatatgggaaaaacgcaaatatgggaaaaactctaATATAGGAAAAAAGAAAGTATCGGAAAAAGGCaattatcggaaaaacgcaaatatcggaaaaacgcaaatctcGGAAAAACGAAaaaatcggaaaaacgcaaataacggaaaaacgtaaatatcggaaaaatgcaaatattgcaaaaacgcaaaaatgggaaaaacgcaaatatgggaaaaacgcaaatatgggaaaaacgcaagtatggcaaacacgcaaatatgggaaagacgcaaatatggcaaagacgcaaatatggcaaagacgcaaatatggcaaaaacgcaaaaatgggagaaacgcaaatatggcaaaaacgcaaatatggggaaaacgcaaatatgggaaaaacgcaaatatgggaaaaacgcaaataagggaaaaatgcaaataaggggaaaacgcaaataaggaaaaaacgcaaatatgggaaaaacgcaaatatgggaaaaacgcaaatatgggaaaaacgcaaatatgggaaaaatgcaattatgggaaaaacacaaTTATGTGAAAAACGCAATTATGTGAAAAACGCAGTTAGGGGAAAACCGCAAACATAggaaaactgcaaatatgggaagaacgcaaatatgggaaaagcccaaatataggaaaaacgcaaatatggttaagatgcaaatatggttaaaaagctaatatgggaaaaacccaaatatggaaaaaaacaaatatggcaaaaacgcaaatatggtaaaaacgcaaatatggctaaaacgcaaatatggcaaaagcgcaaatatggcaaaaacgcaaatatggcaaaaacgaaatatggaaaaaacgcaaatatgggaaaaacgcaaatatggcaaaaacgcaaatatggcaaaaacgcaaatatggcaaaaacgtaaatatggcaaaaacgtaaatttggcaaaaacgcaattatggcaaaaacgcaaatatgtcaaaaacgcaaatatggctaaaacggaaatatggcaaaagtggaaatatggcaaaaacggaaatatggccataacgtaaatatggcaaaacggaaatatgccaaaatcggaaatatggaaaaaaaggatatatggcagaaacgcaaatatggcaaaaacgctaatatggcaaaaacgcaaatacggcaaaaacgcaaaagtggcaaatcgcaaatatagcAGATAGGAAATATGGCAAatagcaaatatggcaaatcgcaaataagagaagaacgcaaatatggtaaaaacgcaaatatggctaaaacgcaaatatgggaaaaacgcaaatactggaaaaacgcaaatatgtgaaaaacgcaaatatgtgaaaaatgcaaatatgggaaaattgcaaatatgggagaagataaacttgtggtacaacttgacaagaggaaagaatcggttggtaggacatagtcgaaggttcacgaaatatataagaaatgcaaatatgggaaaaacgcaaatatgggaaaaacgcaaatatgggaaaaacgcaaatatgggaaaaacgcaaatatgggaaaaacgcaaatatgggaaagacgcaaatatgggaaaaacgaaaatatcggaaaGAGGCaattatcggaaaaacgcaaatatcggataaacgcaaatatcggaaaaacgcaaatatcggaaaaacgcaaatattcaaaaaacgcaaaaatgggaaaaacgcaaatatgggaaacatgcaaatatgggagaaatacaaatatgggagaagataaacttgtggtacaacttgacaagaggaaagaatcggttggtagggcatagtctgaatagtcaaaggttcacgaaatatatgagaaatgcaaatatgggaaaaacgcaaatatgggaaaaacgcaaatatgggaaaaacgaaaatatgggaaaaacgcaaatatgggaaaaaagcaataatgggaaaaaaaataatgggaaaaacgcaaatatgggaataaccaaTTATTGGGAAaacgaaaatatttgaaaaacgcaaatatgagaaaaacgcaaacttCGGAAGaacgcaaaaatgagaaaaacgcaaaaacgggaaaaacgcaaatatgggaaaaacgcaaatatggcaaaaacgcaaatatggcaaaaacgcaaatatggcaaaaacgcaaatatggcaaaaacgcaaatatggcaaaaacacaaatatggcaaaaacgcaaatatgggaaaaacggaaatatgaaaaaaacggaAATATGTCAAATGCGGAAATAtgccaaaaacggaaatatggcaaaacgaaaatatggcaaaaacgaaaatatggaaaaaacggaaatatggcaaaaacgaaaatatggaaaaaacggaaatatggcaaagaagcaaatatggcagaaacgcaaatatggcagaaacgctaatatggcagaaacgcaaatatgggaaaaacgcaaatatggcaaaaacgcaaatatggcaaaaatgcaaatatggcaaaaacgcaaatatggcaaaaacgcaaatatggcaaaaccggaaatatggcaaatcgcaataatgacaaatcgcaaatatgggaaaaacgcaaatatgggaaaaaatatggaaaaaccgaaaatattggaaaaacgcaaatacaggaaaaactcaaatatgggataagataaacttgtggtagaaCTTGGCAAGAGGAAAAATCGGTAGGTaggtcatagtctgaatagtcagagGTTCACTAAatgtatgagaaacgcaaatatgcgaaaaacgcaaatatgggaaaaatgcaaatatgggaaaaacgcaaatatgggaaaaacgcaaatatgggataaacgaaaatatgggaaaaacgcaaatatgggaaaaacgcaaatatgggaaaaacggaaatatgggaaaaacgcaaatatgggaaacacgcaaatatgggaaaaacgcaaatatgggagaggataaactggtggtacaacatgacaagaggaaagaatcggttggtaggatatagtCCGAATAGTCAAggcttcacgaaatatatgagaaacgcaaatatggacaaaacgcaaatatgggaaaaacgcgaatatgggaaaaacgcaaatatgggaaagacccaaatatgggaaagaccCTAATATGGGAAAGaccctaatatgggaaaaacgcaaatatgggaaaaatgcaaatatggcaaagacgcaaatatggcaaagacgcaaatatggcaaagatgcaaatatggaaaagacgcaaatatggcaaagatgcaaatatgggaaagacgcaaatatgggaaagacccaaatatgggaaagaccCTAATATGGGAAAGaccctaatatgggaaaaacgcaaatatgggaaaaacgcaaatatgggaaaaacgcaaatatgggaaacacgcaaatatgggaaaaacacaaatatgggaaaaatgcaaatatgggaaaaacgcaaatatgagaaaaacgcaaatatgggaaaacgcaaatatgggaataacacaAATATTGGAAAACAcaattatgggaaaaacacaagtatgagaaaaacgcaaacatgggaaaaactcaaacatgggaaaaacgcaaacatgggaaaaaccaaatatgggaaaaacgcaaatatgggagaggatAAACAGGTGGTACAacatgacaagaggaaagaatcggttggtaggatacagtCCGAATAGTCAAggcttcacgaaatatatgagaaacgcaaatatggacaaaacgcatatatgggaaaaactcgaatatgggaaaaacgcaaatatgggaaaaacgcaaataagggaaaaacgaaatatgggaaaaacgcaaatatggggaaaacgcaaatatggaaagaacgcaaatatgggaaaaacgaaaatatgggaaaaacgaaaatatgggaaaaacgcaaatatgggaaaatcgcaaatatggtaaaaacgcaaatatggcataaacgcaaatatggcaaaaacgcaaaaatggccagAACgctaatatggaaaaacgcaaatatgggaaaaacgcaaatatgggaaaaacgcaaatatggcaaaaacgcaaatatgggaaaacgcaaatatgggaaaaacacaaatattggaaaaacacaattatgggaaaaacgcaaatatgagaaaaacgcaaacatgggaaaaacacaaacatgggaaaaacgcaaacatggaaaaacgcaaatatgggaaaaacgcaaatatgggaaaaacgcaattatgggagagGATACACTGGTGGTACAACTTGAcatgaggaaagaatcggttggtaggatatagtCAGAATAGTCAAggcttcacgaaatatatgagaaacgcataTATGgacaaaacacaaatatgggaaaaacacgaatatgggaaagacgcaaatatgggaaaaacgcaaataagggaaaaacgaaatatgggaaagacgcaaatatgggaaaaacgcaaatatgggaaaaacgcaaatatgggaaaaacgcaaatatgggaaagcgcaaatatgggaaaaacgaaaatatgggaaaaacgcaaatatgggaaaatcgcaaatatggtaaaaacgcaaatatggcataaacgcaaatatggcaaaaacgcaaaaatggaaaaatcgcaaatatgggaaaaacgcaaatatgggaaaaacgcaaatatggtaaaaacgcaaatatgggaaaaacacaaatatggtaaaaacgaaaatatggcaaaaacgaaaatatggcaaaaacgcaaatatggctaaaacgaaaatatggcaaaaacgcaaatatggcaaaaacgcaaaaatggcataaacgcaaatatgggaaaaacgcatatatgggaaaaacgcaaataaaggaaaaatgcaaatcaggggaaaacgcaaataaaggaaaaacgcaaatatgggaaaaacgcaaatatgggaaaaacgcaaatatgggaaaaatgcaaatatgggaaaaacacaattaTCTGAAAAACGCAATTATTTGAAAAACGCAGTtaggg
It encodes the following:
- the LOC126184162 gene encoding uncharacterized protein LOC126184162; the encoded protein is MAKVEIWQKRKYGHNVNMAKRKYAKIGNMEKKDIWQKRKYGKNANMAKTQIRQKRKSGHSRRFTKYIRNANMGKTQIWEKRKYGKNANMGKTQIWEKRKYGKDANMGKTKISEREMQIWEKRKYGKNANMGKTKIWEKRKYGKKAIMGKKIMGKTQIWE